The Terracoccus luteus genome includes a region encoding these proteins:
- the pgm gene encoding phosphoglucomutase (alpha-D-glucose-1,6-bisphosphate-dependent), which produces MNDPRAGQRAQASDLVDVDALVGAYYDRHPDVDDPDQQVVFGTSGHRGSSLRTAFNEDHILATTQAICEYRADQGFDGPLFIGRDTHALSEPAWRSALEVLVGNGVQVLVDDRDGYTPTPAVSHAILRANRGKGAGASGLADGIVVTPSHNPPSDGGFKYNPPHGGPADTDATSVIAKRANDLVRGRLDGVRRVPFERARAEVGTYDFTGTYVDDLPNVLDLDRVREAGVRIGADPLGGASVDYWAVIAERHRLDLTVVNPTVDPQWAFMTLDWDGKIRMDCSSPSAMASLIGAKDAYDLSTGNDADADRHGIVTPDAGLMNPNHYLAVAIQYLYGGARPDWPGSTAIGKTLVSSSMIDRVAADLGRTLLEVPVGFKWFVPGLLDGSVGFGGEESAGASFLRFDGSVWSTDKDGILLALLASEILAATGRTPSQHYAELTERHGSPAYARIDAAADREQKAKLAALSPDDVSAQTLAGEPITGTLTAAPGNGAKIGGLKVTTENAWFAARPSGTEDVYKIYAESFRGPEHLAQVQAEAKDVVDAALSG; this is translated from the coding sequence ATGAACGACCCCCGAGCCGGCCAGCGGGCCCAAGCCTCCGACCTCGTCGACGTCGACGCGCTCGTCGGCGCGTACTACGACCGCCACCCCGACGTCGACGACCCCGACCAGCAGGTCGTCTTCGGCACGAGCGGCCACCGGGGCTCGAGCCTGCGCACGGCCTTCAATGAGGACCACATCCTCGCCACCACCCAGGCCATCTGCGAGTACCGCGCCGACCAGGGGTTCGACGGGCCGCTGTTCATCGGCCGCGACACCCACGCGCTGTCCGAGCCGGCGTGGCGATCGGCCCTCGAGGTGCTCGTCGGCAACGGCGTGCAGGTGCTCGTCGACGACCGTGACGGCTACACCCCGACGCCGGCCGTGTCGCACGCGATCCTGCGCGCGAACCGCGGCAAGGGCGCCGGGGCGAGCGGTCTCGCCGACGGCATCGTCGTGACGCCCTCGCACAACCCGCCCTCCGACGGCGGCTTCAAGTACAACCCGCCCCACGGCGGGCCGGCCGACACCGACGCGACGTCGGTCATCGCGAAGCGGGCCAACGACCTCGTGCGCGGCCGGCTCGACGGCGTACGACGGGTGCCCTTCGAGCGGGCGCGCGCCGAGGTCGGCACGTACGACTTCACCGGCACGTACGTCGACGACCTGCCGAACGTGCTCGACCTCGACCGCGTCCGCGAGGCGGGGGTGCGCATCGGCGCCGACCCGCTCGGCGGCGCGTCGGTCGACTACTGGGCCGTCATCGCCGAGCGCCACCGCCTCGACCTCACCGTCGTCAACCCGACCGTCGACCCGCAGTGGGCCTTCATGACCCTCGACTGGGACGGCAAGATCCGCATGGACTGCAGCTCGCCGTCGGCCATGGCGAGCCTCATCGGGGCCAAGGACGCCTACGACCTGTCGACGGGCAACGACGCCGACGCCGACCGCCACGGCATCGTCACGCCCGACGCCGGCCTGATGAACCCCAACCACTACCTCGCCGTGGCGATCCAGTACCTCTACGGCGGCGCACGGCCCGACTGGCCCGGCTCGACCGCCATCGGCAAGACGCTCGTGTCGTCGTCGATGATCGACCGCGTGGCCGCCGACCTCGGCCGCACGCTGCTCGAGGTGCCCGTCGGGTTCAAGTGGTTCGTGCCCGGGCTGCTCGACGGCTCAGTCGGGTTCGGCGGTGAGGAGTCGGCCGGTGCGAGCTTCCTGCGCTTCGACGGCTCCGTCTGGTCGACCGACAAGGACGGCATCCTGCTCGCCCTGCTCGCGTCGGAGATCCTCGCCGCGACGGGCCGCACCCCGAGCCAGCACTACGCCGAGCTCACCGAGCGCCACGGCTCCCCCGCCTACGCCCGCATCGACGCGGCGGCCGACCGTGAGCAGAAGGCGAAGCTCGCCGCCCTGTCGCCCGACGACGTGTCGGCCCAGACGCTCGCCGGGGAGCCGATCACCGGCACCCTCACGGCGGCGCCCGGCAACGGCGCCAAGATCGGCGGCCTCAAGGTGACAACCGAGAACGCGTGGTTCGCCGCCCGCCCCTCCGGCACCGAGGACGTCTACAAGATCTACGCCGAGTCCTTCCGCGGTCCCGAGCACCTCGCGCAGGTGCAGGCCGAGGCCAAGGACGTCGTCGACGCCGCGCTGTCCGGGTGA
- a CDS encoding maltokinase N-terminal cap-like domain-containing protein, with protein MAIVHKGASLTPGKVEMVTTWMPRQRWYAGKGHVPQLHRVGGFRFEDPAGEVGVETLLLADTAASPAVVYQVPLTYRSEPLEGAEHALLGTMEHSVLGTRYVYDGPHDPVYTAGLVETVLGAGVSDDAQAGLGSNAPAVGSTTRLLSGRVSSSAVLTGEQSNTSVICRMAHEEGGAAEPLIVKVFRTLQDGDNPDVVVQSALTEAGSPHVPAAFGHLSGAWDSPTGEGTERGHLAFAQEFIPGVEDAWRVALVSAAAGDDFTARARDLGVVTAQIHAALAECLPTQDAGDDTADRLTASMRERYSAAAALVPELAADADAVERVVDTVRRVHLPRLQRIHGDYHLGQVLDVSERGWVALDFEGEPLRPLAERVLPDLTHRDVAGMLRSFDYAAGSVHLADPGVDASAWAAGCRDAFLEGYASVAGSPTTDDEALTRALELDKALYEVVYEARNRPTWLPIPLTAVGRLLGRDSTSTDAKEAP; from the coding sequence ATGGCCATCGTGCACAAGGGCGCGTCCCTGACCCCGGGCAAGGTCGAGATGGTGACGACCTGGATGCCGCGTCAGCGCTGGTACGCGGGCAAGGGCCACGTCCCGCAGCTGCACCGGGTCGGCGGGTTCCGCTTCGAGGACCCCGCCGGCGAGGTCGGCGTCGAGACGCTGCTGCTCGCCGACACGGCCGCCAGCCCGGCCGTCGTCTACCAGGTGCCCCTCACGTACCGGTCCGAGCCACTCGAGGGGGCTGAGCACGCGCTGCTCGGCACGATGGAGCACAGCGTGCTCGGCACCCGCTACGTCTACGACGGGCCGCACGACCCCGTCTACACCGCGGGACTCGTCGAGACCGTCCTCGGGGCGGGGGTCAGCGACGACGCGCAGGCCGGCCTCGGCAGCAACGCGCCGGCGGTCGGCTCGACGACCAGACTGCTGTCGGGCCGCGTCAGCAGCTCGGCGGTCCTCACGGGCGAGCAGTCGAACACCTCCGTCATCTGCCGCATGGCGCACGAGGAGGGCGGCGCCGCCGAACCGCTCATCGTCAAGGTCTTCCGGACCCTGCAGGACGGCGACAACCCCGACGTCGTCGTGCAGTCGGCCCTCACCGAGGCGGGCTCCCCGCACGTCCCGGCGGCCTTCGGCCACCTCTCGGGCGCGTGGGACTCCCCCACCGGCGAGGGCACGGAGCGCGGGCACCTCGCCTTCGCCCAGGAGTTCATCCCCGGTGTCGAGGACGCCTGGCGGGTCGCGCTCGTCTCCGCGGCCGCCGGTGACGACTTCACCGCCCGCGCCCGCGACCTCGGCGTCGTCACGGCCCAGATCCACGCCGCCCTCGCCGAGTGCCTCCCCACGCAGGACGCCGGCGACGACACCGCCGACCGACTCACCGCCTCGATGCGTGAGCGCTATTCTGCCGCAGCGGCGCTCGTCCCCGAGCTGGCCGCGGACGCCGACGCCGTCGAGCGCGTCGTCGACACCGTCCGCCGCGTGCACCTGCCGCGGCTGCAACGCATCCACGGCGACTACCACCTCGGCCAGGTGCTCGACGTGTCCGAGCGGGGGTGGGTGGCGCTCGACTTCGAGGGCGAGCCGCTGCGCCCGCTCGCCGAGCGGGTGCTGCCCGACCTGACCCACCGCGACGTGGCGGGCATGCTGCGGTCGTTCGACTACGCCGCCGGGTCCGTGCACCTCGCCGACCCGGGCGTCGACGCGAGCGCGTGGGCGGCCGGATGCCGGGACGCCTTCCTCGAGGGGTACGCCTCGGTCGCGGGGTCTCCCACCACCGACGACGAGGCCCTCACCCGGGCGCTCGAGCTCGACAAGGCGCTCTACGAGGTCGTCTACGAGGCCCGCAACCGCCCGACGTGGCTCCCGATCCCACTCACCGCGGTGGGCCGCCTGCTCGGCCGCGACAGCACGTCCACCGACGCGAAGGAAGCCCCATGA
- a CDS encoding alpha-1,4-glucan--maltose-1-phosphate maltosyltransferase: protein MTGSSATPRPPEPAQGTTSSVAPATGRDDDPTAVGVLDTAEAGAGGVSLAPEHPVSTPPTVEGMPGGATPFGRIPVTEVRPLVEGGSLPAKSVEGEEFVVAARVFREGHDAVNATAVLTGPDGREHHFPMHPDNPGLSWWSATVVADSPGWWTYRVEGWSDPYATWLHDAGIKIGAGIDEELMCAEGVTVLERLRTAVAGQGADTTAVDEGLTALRDTSRPAAARFAVAASDDLRGLAALLPLREFVSPTREFTLLVERERALFGAWYEMFPRSEGARKDDETGEWVSGTFRSAALRLPAIADMGFDVVYLTPIHPIGTTARKGRNNSLVSEPGDPGSPYAIGSPDGGHDALHPDLGTFEDFDHFVAQAQENGLEVALDIALQASPDHPWVQTHPELFTTRADGTIAYAENPPKKYQDIYPLNFDNDPAGAYAEVRRVIQVWLDHGVRIFRVDNPHTKPVAFWQWLIADVAKEHPETIWLSEAFTKPAMMHALAKAGFQQSYTYYAWRDARWELEEYGRELAGEPAAYMRPSFWPTTHDILTPYMQYGGPTAWKLRAAVAATMVPTYGIYAGYELMEDVARPGAEEQIDNEKYEYKDRQWYLYEPGGPLEGQSLAWYLKRLNDIRGWHPALRWLRNLTFHSADDENVLVYSKSRVVDPSTGERDTVLVVANLDPHATRETWVHLDLEAMGMATWSTFDAHDHVTNQTWQWQQDNYVRLGPDTEPVHIIHVRSH, encoded by the coding sequence GTGACCGGATCATCGGCGACCCCACGCCCGCCCGAGCCCGCCCAGGGCACCACCAGCAGCGTCGCGCCTGCCACCGGCCGCGACGACGACCCGACGGCGGTGGGCGTCCTCGACACCGCCGAGGCGGGAGCGGGTGGTGTCAGCCTCGCCCCCGAGCACCCGGTCAGCACCCCGCCCACCGTCGAGGGGATGCCGGGTGGTGCGACCCCGTTCGGCCGCATCCCCGTCACCGAGGTGCGCCCCCTCGTCGAGGGTGGCTCGCTGCCGGCGAAGTCGGTCGAGGGCGAGGAGTTCGTCGTCGCGGCGCGGGTCTTCCGCGAGGGGCACGACGCCGTCAACGCGACGGCGGTGCTCACCGGGCCCGACGGTCGCGAGCACCACTTCCCGATGCACCCGGACAACCCCGGCCTGAGCTGGTGGAGCGCCACCGTCGTCGCCGACTCCCCCGGGTGGTGGACCTACCGCGTCGAGGGCTGGTCCGACCCCTACGCGACGTGGCTGCACGACGCCGGAATCAAGATCGGCGCGGGCATCGACGAAGAGCTCATGTGCGCCGAGGGGGTCACGGTGCTCGAGCGGCTGCGCACCGCCGTCGCGGGCCAGGGCGCCGACACCACGGCGGTCGACGAGGGCCTGACGGCGCTGCGCGACACCTCGCGGCCGGCCGCCGCCCGGTTCGCGGTGGCCGCCTCCGACGACCTGCGCGGGCTGGCGGCGCTGCTGCCGCTGCGCGAGTTCGTCTCCCCGACCAGGGAGTTCACCCTCCTGGTCGAGCGCGAGCGCGCCCTCTTCGGCGCCTGGTACGAGATGTTCCCCCGCTCCGAAGGGGCCCGCAAGGACGACGAGACGGGCGAGTGGGTCTCGGGCACGTTCCGCTCGGCGGCGCTGCGCCTGCCGGCCATCGCCGACATGGGCTTCGACGTCGTCTACCTCACCCCCATCCACCCGATCGGCACGACGGCCCGAAAGGGCCGCAACAACAGCCTCGTCTCCGAGCCCGGAGACCCCGGCTCGCCCTACGCCATCGGCTCCCCCGACGGCGGGCACGACGCGCTGCACCCCGACCTCGGCACCTTCGAGGACTTCGACCACTTCGTCGCGCAGGCGCAGGAGAACGGTCTCGAGGTCGCCCTCGACATCGCGCTGCAGGCCTCCCCGGACCACCCGTGGGTGCAGACCCACCCCGAGCTGTTCACGACGCGCGCCGACGGCACCATCGCCTACGCCGAGAACCCGCCGAAGAAGTACCAGGACATCTACCCGCTCAACTTCGACAACGACCCCGCCGGGGCCTACGCCGAGGTGCGCCGGGTCATCCAGGTCTGGCTCGACCACGGCGTCCGCATCTTCCGCGTCGACAACCCGCACACCAAGCCGGTCGCCTTCTGGCAGTGGCTCATCGCCGACGTCGCGAAGGAGCACCCCGAGACGATCTGGCTCTCGGAGGCCTTCACCAAGCCGGCGATGATGCACGCCCTCGCCAAGGCCGGCTTCCAGCAGAGCTACACGTACTACGCCTGGCGAGACGCCCGGTGGGAGCTCGAGGAGTACGGCCGCGAGCTCGCCGGCGAGCCGGCCGCCTACATGCGCCCGTCGTTCTGGCCGACGACCCACGACATCCTCACCCCCTACATGCAGTACGGCGGGCCGACGGCGTGGAAGCTGCGGGCGGCCGTCGCCGCGACGATGGTGCCGACGTACGGCATCTACGCCGGCTACGAGCTCATGGAGGACGTCGCCCGCCCCGGCGCCGAGGAGCAGATCGACAACGAGAAGTACGAGTACAAGGACCGCCAGTGGTACCTGTACGAGCCGGGCGGTCCCCTCGAGGGGCAGTCGCTGGCCTGGTACCTCAAGCGGCTCAACGACATCCGCGGCTGGCACCCGGCGCTGCGCTGGCTGCGCAACCTCACCTTCCACTCGGCCGACGACGAGAACGTGCTCGTCTACTCCAAGAGCCGCGTCGTCGACCCCTCGACCGGCGAGCGCGACACCGTCCTCGTCGTCGCCAACCTCGACCCGCACGCCACGCGCGAGACCTGGGTACACCTCGACCTCGAGGCGATGGGTATGGCGACCTGGTCGACCTTCGACGCCCACGACCACGTCACGAACCAGACGTGGCAGTGGCAGCAGGACAACTACGTGCGCCTCGGCCCCGACACCGAGCCGGTGCACATCATCCACGTGAGGAGCCACTGA
- the glgB gene encoding 1,4-alpha-glucan branching protein GlgB: MTTTSDQPAPQLDDGAITAFLQGRNGSPHDLLGHHVGPGGLTITVFRPMATSVAARLDTGDRVELQHVRDGIWSMTSPDFERTHDYRLLVEYGDGVTHEQDDPYRFAPTLGEIDRHLVNEGRHEQLWSVLGSHVRRYRGPLGEVWGTSFALWAPRAKAVHVIGDFNGWDRVSHPMRALGTSGIWELFLPGASEGMNYQFAVRGGDDVVRLKTDPMARYTEVAPKQAAIVTESHHEWHDDEWMQRRTQGNPHVGPMSTYEVHIGSWRQGLGYAGLAEHLVNYVRDLGFTHVEFLPVMEHPYVPSWGYHVTGYYAPSSRWGTPDDFRYLVDRLHQAGIGVILDWVPGHFATDEWALARFDGEALYEHPDKRLGWHPEWGSNIFDYGRPEVRNFLVANALYWLEEFHIDGLRVDGVASMLYLDYARNAGEWVPNEFGGRENLEAVRLLKEINGTAYRRVGGIVTVAEESTSWPGVTRPTNHDGLGFGFKWNMGWMNDSLKYLGQDPIYRKHHHGALTFSLMYAFDENFVLPISHDEVVHGKGSLLRKSRGSRDEQIATLRAFLAYLWCHPGKQLLFMGCEFGQESEWSEGRSLDWWLLDQPLHYRVHNLVKDLNGLYLSNEALWALDADPAGFTWLEADDAAHNTFSWLRFGRGDRATDAPVVACVMNFGGETQEGYRIGVPRGGRWTVALDTAGYHPGAPSATGVVLEASDTPWHGQPCSVMVTVPRLSTVWVVPVADADEDAAHATVVVGAPDLQGDPVVRAAHPGSSAPAEATGIRTTDGGSEATATTGERA; this comes from the coding sequence ATGACGACGACGAGCGACCAGCCCGCTCCCCAGCTCGACGACGGGGCCATCACCGCGTTCCTGCAGGGCCGCAACGGCTCCCCGCACGACCTGCTCGGCCACCACGTCGGGCCGGGCGGCCTGACCATCACCGTCTTCCGCCCGATGGCGACCTCCGTCGCCGCCCGCCTCGACACCGGTGACCGGGTCGAGCTGCAGCACGTGCGCGACGGGATCTGGTCGATGACCTCGCCCGACTTCGAGCGCACCCACGACTACCGCCTGCTCGTCGAGTACGGCGACGGCGTCACCCACGAGCAGGACGACCCGTACCGCTTCGCGCCCACCTTGGGCGAGATCGACCGGCACCTCGTCAACGAGGGCCGGCACGAGCAGCTGTGGAGCGTGCTCGGCTCGCACGTGCGGCGCTACCGCGGACCGCTCGGCGAGGTGTGGGGCACCTCGTTCGCCCTCTGGGCCCCTCGCGCCAAGGCCGTCCACGTCATCGGCGACTTCAACGGCTGGGACCGCGTCTCGCACCCGATGCGGGCCCTCGGCACGAGCGGCATCTGGGAGCTGTTCCTGCCCGGCGCGTCCGAGGGCATGAACTACCAGTTCGCCGTGCGCGGCGGCGACGACGTCGTGCGCCTCAAGACCGACCCCATGGCCCGCTACACCGAGGTCGCGCCGAAGCAGGCGGCCATCGTCACCGAGTCGCACCACGAGTGGCACGACGACGAGTGGATGCAGCGTCGCACCCAAGGCAACCCGCACGTGGGCCCGATGAGCACGTACGAGGTGCACATCGGCTCGTGGCGGCAGGGCCTGGGCTACGCCGGGCTCGCCGAGCACCTCGTCAACTACGTGCGCGACCTCGGTTTCACCCACGTCGAGTTCCTGCCGGTCATGGAGCACCCCTACGTGCCGTCGTGGGGCTACCACGTCACCGGCTACTACGCGCCGAGCTCGCGCTGGGGCACGCCCGACGACTTCCGCTACCTCGTCGACCGGCTGCACCAGGCCGGCATCGGCGTCATCCTCGACTGGGTGCCCGGGCACTTCGCGACCGACGAGTGGGCCCTCGCCCGCTTCGACGGCGAGGCGCTCTACGAGCACCCCGACAAGCGCCTCGGCTGGCACCCCGAGTGGGGCTCGAACATCTTCGACTACGGCCGCCCCGAGGTGCGCAACTTCCTCGTCGCCAACGCCCTCTACTGGCTCGAGGAGTTCCACATCGACGGCCTGCGCGTCGACGGTGTCGCGTCGATGCTCTACCTCGACTACGCCCGCAACGCCGGCGAGTGGGTGCCGAACGAGTTCGGTGGCCGCGAGAACCTCGAGGCCGTGCGGCTGCTCAAGGAGATCAACGGCACCGCGTACCGCCGCGTCGGCGGCATCGTCACGGTCGCGGAGGAGTCGACCTCGTGGCCGGGCGTCACGCGGCCGACGAACCACGACGGCCTCGGCTTCGGGTTCAAGTGGAACATGGGCTGGATGAACGACTCGCTCAAGTACCTGGGCCAGGACCCCATCTACCGCAAGCACCACCACGGGGCCCTCACCTTCTCGCTCATGTACGCGTTCGACGAGAACTTCGTGCTGCCGATCAGCCACGACGAGGTCGTGCACGGCAAGGGCTCGCTGCTGCGCAAGTCGCGCGGCAGCCGCGACGAGCAGATCGCGACGCTGCGCGCCTTCCTCGCCTACCTCTGGTGCCACCCGGGCAAGCAGCTGCTCTTCATGGGCTGTGAGTTCGGGCAGGAGTCGGAGTGGTCCGAGGGCCGCAGCCTCGACTGGTGGCTGCTCGACCAGCCGCTGCACTACCGGGTGCACAACCTCGTCAAGGACCTCAACGGCCTCTACCTCTCGAACGAGGCCCTGTGGGCCCTCGACGCCGACCCCGCCGGGTTCACCTGGCTCGAGGCCGACGACGCCGCGCACAACACGTTCTCGTGGCTGCGGTTCGGCCGGGGCGACCGCGCGACCGATGCCCCCGTCGTCGCCTGCGTCATGAACTTCGGCGGCGAGACGCAGGAGGGCTACCGCATCGGCGTCCCCCGCGGCGGCCGCTGGACCGTGGCCCTCGACACCGCCGGTTACCACCCCGGCGCGCCGAGCGCGACGGGCGTCGTGCTCGAGGCGAGCGACACCCCCTGGCACGGGCAGCCCTGCTCGGTCATGGTCACCGTGCCGCGGCTGTCGACGGTGTGGGTCGTCCCGGTGGCCGACGCCGACGAGGATGCCGCGCACGCCACCGTCGTCGTCGGGGCGCCCGACCTGCAGGGTGACCCCGTCGTGCGCGCCGCGCACCCCGGGTCGTCGGCACCCGCCGAGGCGACCGGCATCCGAACGACGGACGGTGGCAGCGAGGCCACCGCGACGACAGGAGAGCGAGCATGA
- a CDS encoding ATP-binding protein gives MSDRSSWATTTHEWSAHVDAQHLQDVRRLLGRPGAAGGRRHLILEVLAYADDEAATLGRSGLAIVTSHADGAVTIEDDGRGTDTRRDSDGRLVRKPVMASADVRFSDVDTAPLLPDGLPRRGISAVAALSSTLTHENHRADGAWSQTYHHGIPDGELETLRPRRGSGTVVTFTTDVTGPADLTENDRTAFPSLTVRCL, from the coding sequence ATGAGCGATCGATCGTCATGGGCCACCACCACCCACGAGTGGAGCGCCCACGTCGACGCCCAGCACCTGCAGGACGTGCGTCGCCTCCTGGGTCGACCCGGCGCGGCCGGCGGTCGACGCCACCTGATCCTCGAGGTCCTCGCCTACGCCGACGACGAGGCGGCGACGCTGGGCCGTAGCGGACTCGCCATCGTGACCTCTCATGCGGACGGCGCCGTCACGATCGAGGACGACGGTCGAGGCACCGACACCCGACGCGACAGCGACGGCCGGCTCGTCCGGAAACCCGTCATGGCGTCCGCTGACGTCCGCTTCTCCGATGTCGACACCGCGCCGCTGCTGCCAGACGGTCTCCCCCGGCGCGGGATCTCCGCCGTCGCGGCACTCAGCAGCACCCTCACCCACGAGAACCACCGTGCTGACGGGGCCTGGTCCCAGACGTACCACCACGGCATTCCAGACGGCGAGCTCGAGACTCTCCGGCCACGACGCGGCAGCGGCACCGTCGTCACGTTCACGACCGACGTCACCGGGCCCGCGGACCTGACCGAGAACGACCGGACGGCGTTCCCGTCCCTGACGGTCCGCTGTCTCTGA
- the treS gene encoding maltose alpha-D-glucosyltransferase, translating into MQGLNLSQPGLKHDPQWYKKAVFYEVLVRAFSDSKGVGAGDFTGLIGRLDYLQWLGVDCLWLPPFYASPLRDGGYDIADYKAVLPEFGTLPEFTELVSQAHARGIRIVTDFVMNHTSDQHPWFQASRAEPDGPYGDFYVWSDTDEPYSDARIIFVDTEVSNWTFDPVRRQFFWHRFFSHQPDLNFENPAVQEAMLDIVRFWMDLGIDGFRLDAVPYLFEEEGTNCENLPRTHEFLARLRRMVDEEYPGRILLAEANQPPAEVVDYFGTPEAPECQMCFHFPVMPRLYYSLREEKAAPIIDVLADTPDIPEGAQWGTFLRNHDELTLEMVTPEERVAMYGWYAPDPRMRANVGIRRRLAPLLDNSRPEIELINALVLSLPGSPCLYYGDEIGMGDNIWLTDRDAVRTPMQWTPDRNAGFSSTDPGKLYLPVVSSLVYHYNNINVEAQIASSSSLLHWMRGMLQVRGRHPVFGLGDFHVVPADNEAILAFTRSMARDGDDPAEAVLCVNNLSSRPQAATIQLPEHFTGRQLIDLFGGSGFPWVAEDGRVTLTLGSRDFFWLQLRGGDDG; encoded by the coding sequence ATGCAGGGACTCAACCTCTCCCAACCGGGGCTGAAGCACGACCCGCAGTGGTACAAGAAGGCGGTCTTCTACGAGGTGCTCGTGCGCGCCTTCAGCGACAGCAAGGGCGTCGGCGCGGGCGACTTCACCGGCCTCATCGGCCGCCTCGACTACCTGCAGTGGCTCGGTGTCGACTGCCTGTGGCTGCCGCCCTTCTACGCCTCGCCGCTGCGCGACGGCGGCTACGACATCGCCGACTACAAGGCGGTGCTGCCCGAGTTCGGGACCCTGCCCGAGTTCACCGAGCTCGTCTCGCAGGCCCACGCCCGCGGCATCCGCATCGTCACCGACTTCGTCATGAACCACACGAGCGACCAGCACCCGTGGTTCCAGGCCAGCCGGGCCGAGCCCGACGGGCCGTACGGCGACTTCTACGTGTGGTCCGACACCGACGAGCCGTACTCCGACGCGCGCATCATCTTCGTCGACACCGAGGTCTCGAACTGGACCTTCGACCCCGTGCGCCGGCAGTTCTTCTGGCACCGGTTCTTCAGCCACCAGCCCGACCTCAACTTCGAGAACCCGGCCGTGCAGGAGGCGATGCTCGACATCGTGCGCTTCTGGATGGACCTCGGCATCGACGGGTTCCGCCTCGACGCCGTGCCCTACCTCTTCGAGGAGGAGGGCACGAACTGCGAGAACCTGCCGCGCACCCACGAGTTCCTCGCCCGGCTGCGACGGATGGTCGACGAGGAGTACCCGGGCCGCATCCTGCTCGCCGAGGCGAACCAGCCCCCCGCCGAGGTCGTCGACTACTTCGGCACGCCCGAGGCGCCCGAGTGCCAGATGTGCTTCCACTTCCCGGTCATGCCGCGCCTCTACTACTCGCTGCGCGAGGAGAAGGCGGCCCCGATCATCGACGTCCTCGCCGACACCCCCGACATCCCCGAGGGCGCCCAGTGGGGCACGTTCCTGCGCAACCACGACGAGCTGACGCTCGAGATGGTCACGCCCGAGGAGCGGGTCGCCATGTACGGCTGGTACGCCCCCGACCCGCGCATGCGCGCCAACGTCGGCATCCGGCGCCGCCTGGCCCCGCTGCTCGACAACAGCCGCCCCGAGATCGAGCTCATCAACGCGCTCGTGCTCTCGCTACCCGGGTCGCCGTGCCTCTACTACGGCGACGAGATCGGCATGGGCGACAACATCTGGCTCACCGACCGTGATGCCGTGCGCACCCCGATGCAGTGGACGCCCGACCGCAACGCGGGCTTCTCGAGCACCGACCCCGGCAAGCTCTACCTGCCCGTCGTCTCGAGCCTCGTCTACCACTACAACAACATCAACGTCGAGGCCCAGATCGCCTCGTCGTCGTCGTTGCTGCACTGGATGCGGGGCATGCTCCAGGTGCGCGGGCGCCACCCCGTGTTCGGCCTCGGCGACTTCCACGTCGTGCCGGCCGACAACGAGGCCATCCTCGCCTTCACCCGCTCGATGGCGCGTGACGGCGACGACCCCGCCGAGGCCGTCCTCTGCGTCAACAACCTCTCGAGCCGGCCGCAGGCAGCGACGATCCAGCTGCCCGAGCACTTCACGGGGCGTCAGCTCATCGACCTCTTCGGCGGCAGCGGCTTCCCGTGGGTGGCCGAGGACGGCCGGGTGACGCTGACGCTCGGTTCGCGCGACTTCTTCTGGCTGCAGCTGCGCGGCGGGGACGACGGCTGA